CGACCCGAGCGCAAAACTAGCAGGAGCCGAGGCCAGCGGTCACGACCAACCTTCGATGTGGTCTGGCGTTTCTTGGCGCGCTCATTCCGGTGTTTCCGTCTGGCGCGCTCAGTCTGGGGTGGCCAGTCTGGGGCGGTCAGAAGGGTGCGGGTGTGCCGAGTCCGTTGTCGAATCGGACTTCGGGTGGGGCGAGGGGTGTGGGGTCGACGGTGTATTGGTGGCCGGCGGGTGAGGTCCAGGTGATGGTGCCGTCGGGGGTTTGTTGGATGTTCCATTCGGTGTGGTGTTTGACTTTGTGGTGGCTGCTGCAGAGGGGGCTGAGGTTGCGAAGGTCTGTGGTGCCTTGGTTGTTCCAGGGGATGGTGTGGTCGAGGTCCGCGGTCGCTGATGTTTCGGGGCAGTGGGGGAAGGTGCAGTGGGTGTGGGTGAGGCGGATGAGTTCGTCGAGGTCAGCGGGGGGTTTGTATTTCTGTCGTCCGTAGCCGAGGGCGCAGCCGGTGGCGGGGTCGGTGAGCACGCGGGTGAAGCTGGGTGCGTTGCGGGTGAGGTGGAGGGCGGTGAGCTGGTCGATGGGTCCGTAGCCTTCGAGGTTCGCCCACCCGTGCCCGCCGGTCAGGTCGCCGGGGGTATCGGTGCTGGTGGGGTCAATGCCGGTGGGGTCAGTGCTGGTGGCCCGACTGCCGGCCTTGGTGCTGGTGCTGGTGCTGGTGCTGCTGGGGCTGGTGGTGCTGCTCGCCCGGGGGCTGGTGTGGGTGTCGGTGGGTGGGTTGTGGTGGAGGAGGGTGAGGGCGGGGACGGTGACGTGGATGCGGGCGCGGATGCCGGGGGTGGTGCCGGGGGTGGTGGGTTCGGCGTTGAGGAGGAGGTCGGTGAGGGTGTCGACGCGGAGGTGGGTGAGGGATCTCGGGTCGCCGGATTGTTTGGTGGAGCGGGCGAGGTCGGTGGCGCGGTTGTGGATCGCGACGGCTTCGACGGCGGGGATGTAGAGGGTGAGGTAGGCCATGCCGTCGGTGGCGGGGTCAAGGTCCAGGCGTCGCCGGTTGGCGGCGTCGAGGTGGCGTTGCACGGCGGTCGTGGGTTGCGCGGTTTCGGTGGCGGCCCTTGCGAGCGTGTCGAGGCGTTGCACGGTGACTGTCCGGGCGTGCGGGAGCAGGGCGTGTTCGTACGCCGGGAACGAGGCGACAGGCAACGTGTGGCTGTGGTGCACGATCTTCTCGGCGTGCCGGTACGAGATCGCACCGGACTGGAGGGCTGCCCGGGTGGCGGTGAACGGGCCGGCCAACCCTTCGCTGGTGTGCAGGAGGCGTCGGGTGTCGTTCTCTGACAGGTGCAGGGCGACGGCGAGTTCGGTGATGATCTGCCGTTCCACGACCATCTCGGAGGACCATTGCGGGCCGCCGGTGAACGAATCGACCGTATGCAGCGCGGTCCCCGCTTGGCGGGCCTCCTCGATCAGGTCGGCGAGGTGGGCGTGGGCGGCAGCGACGGCTTTGTGCTGCGCGATGACAGCGGACACCGCGGCCGCGAAACGTTCACGCTTCGACGGAACCGGTACCACCAACGAGGCGGGCGCGGTCGGCGTTGGTGCCGCCGCTTCCGGCCGATCGATGGTGAGGGATTCTCGCGTCATGGGTCAAGCCAACCACGATCCACCGACGACCGCAGCCGAAAACCAGAACTGGTGGAGAACTCGCGAAACACGCCACCTGTGGAGGAGAAGATGCCGCGGCCGAGATGGTGCGGCGGCGGCGCGGGGAGGTGGCAGGTGGCGGCGAGGGCGGCTTGCGGCAGCGAAGGCGGCATGCGGCAGCGAAGGCGGCATGCGGCAGCGAAGGCGGCATGCGGCAGCGAAGGCGGCATGCGGCAGCGAAGGCGGCATGCGGCAGCGAAGGCGGCATCGGTAGCGAAGGCGGCGGGCGGCGAGAGGCGGCGCACGCCAGGCAGGCCACCGCGCCGCACCGCCCAGCAGGAACCCTGCACGACCGCACCCCGCGCCGGCGTTAGAGTTGCGCCTGTGTGGACCTGGTTCGAGACGCGCCCCCGGCTGGCGGATGCAGCGATCGCCGCCGCGGCGTTCGTGCTGCTTGGCGCGGCCGATTTCGTGCGGGACGGAGCGGGCGGCACACTCATCGACATCGTGTTGGCGCTCTCGCTCGCTTTCTGGCGGCGACTACCCGGCCTCGGCCTTGCGATCGCCTGGGTCGGAGCCCTCGTGCAGGTCGCCACGGTCGACGGGCTGCTCGTCGGTGACATCCTGATCCTCGCCGCGGTGTTCGCGACAGGGCTCGCAGAGAGCCGCGCCGTGCGCTGGGCGGGGCTCGCCTCGAGCGTGGTGGGCGGCGGCATCGCCGGCGCCCGCCTCATCCTGTTCGCGCCGGCGACCGGGGACGGCGCGCTGGTACCCGTCGATCCGTTCTACCGTGGCGTCTACTTCGGGGTGGTCAGCGGAGTGGTCGCCGCTGCTCTGTCCCTGTTCTGGGCGCTCGGCGTGCTGGTGCGGAACCGCCGGGCCGCGGTCATCCTGCGGAGCGAACGCGACCGGGACCGCATCGTGGCCGAGGCCCGCCTCACGCAGGAACGCGAGCGGGCGCTGCTCAGCCGCGAGATGCACGACCTCGTCGGGCATGCGCTGGCTGTGGTCATCGCGCAGTCCGACGGGGCACGCTACGCGAAGGCGACCGACCCCGCCGCCGAGACGACCGCCCTCGAGACGATCAACCGCACGGCCCGCTCCGCGCTCGACGATGTGCGCGAACTGCTGAGCGTACTGCGGGAGCCGGGCGACGGCAGCGCCAGCGGCAGCGGCAGCACAGTCGACCTCGACCTCCTCGTGCGCTCGGTGCGCGAGGCGGGCCTCGACGTGGTCGTCTCCGAGACGGGCATCCGGATGCCGCTGACCGCCGCCCACGACCTGGCGATGTTCCGCGTGCTGCAGGAATCGCTGACCAACGCCATCCGCCACGGCGGACGAGGCACCTCGGCAATCGTCAGCGTCGACTGGGGCACCGACGACGTGCGCTTCGGGGTCACGACGGTCGAAACCGGCGACCGGGTTCAGGATGCCCGGGTTCCGGACGTCCGAGTACAGGATGTCTG
Above is a genomic segment from Subtercola boreus containing:
- a CDS encoding HNH endonuclease signature motif containing protein; this encodes MTRESLTIDRPEAAAPTPTAPASLVVPVPSKRERFAAAVSAVIAQHKAVAAAHAHLADLIEEARQAGTALHTVDSFTGGPQWSSEMVVERQIITELAVALHLSENDTRRLLHTSEGLAGPFTATRAALQSGAISYRHAEKIVHHSHTLPVASFPAYEHALLPHARTVTVQRLDTLARAATETAQPTTAVQRHLDAANRRRLDLDPATDGMAYLTLYIPAVEAVAIHNRATDLARSTKQSGDPRSLTHLRVDTLTDLLLNAEPTTPGTTPGIRARIHVTVPALTLLHHNPPTDTHTSPRASSTTSPSSTSTSTSTKAGSRATSTDPTGIDPTSTDTPGDLTGGHGWANLEGYGPIDQLTALHLTRNAPSFTRVLTDPATGCALGYGRQKYKPPADLDELIRLTHTHCTFPHCPETSATADLDHTIPWNNQGTTDLRNLSPLCSSHHKVKHHTEWNIQQTPDGTITWTSPAGHQYTVDPTPLAPPEVRFDNGLGTPAPF
- a CDS encoding sensor histidine kinase; its protein translation is MWTWFETRPRLADAAIAAAAFVLLGAADFVRDGAGGTLIDIVLALSLAFWRRLPGLGLAIAWVGALVQVATVDGLLVGDILILAAVFATGLAESRAVRWAGLASSVVGGGIAGARLILFAPATGDGALVPVDPFYRGVYFGVVSGVVAAALSLFWALGVLVRNRRAAVILRSERDRDRIVAEARLTQERERALLSREMHDLVGHALAVVIAQSDGARYAKATDPAAETTALETINRTARSALDDVRELLSVLREPGDGSASGSGSTVDLDLLVRSVREAGLDVVVSETGIRMPLTAAHDLAMFRVLQESLTNAIRHGGRGTSAIVSVDWGTDDVRFGVTTVETGDRVQDARVPDVRVQDVWVPDARAGAAPGQGLIGMRERMRLLNGSVETGPRTDGSSGFRVAARLPYRAPEVQR